The genomic stretch GGGGGCTGCGTTGGTTGTCGTTGGCCTCCTCGTCGGCTATCTCTACTACGACCGGCCGACCGACAGGCGACGCGCCGGGATTCGAGCCGGGCTCGCCGCTTCGCTCGCAGTGGTCCCGGTGTATCTGGCCACCATGGTCTCGACGGTCGAGTCGTCGTCGCCGACAATCGCCGCCGTGAGCGTGGTCGTGACGCCCATCGGCATCGCCATCGGCACAGGCTTCGTCGTCCTCGTCGTGTCCGTGACTGCCGTCGTCGGCGACCGACTCGCCGCAGTCCGGTCGTGGCGTGCGGAGGTACGGGAGCCGGGACGTGTGCGACAGCAGGAGACAGACGGGTCGAGCTGGTGGCTGTACGTGGCCGTGTACGTCGCGCTCGTGCCAGTGGCGGCCGGCTACGTCTTCGGAATCGTCCCGAGGGACCTCGGCAGTGGTCTCGTGGGGGCACTCCTGGTGTTGCTCACGACGGTCGTTGCGGCACTCGCGCTCGTCTCCGTCTACAGGGACGCGAAACGGCTCTACGAGGACGGCTCACCGTGGGTTCCGAACGTCCTCGCGTACGTCGGTGTCCCCGTCGCCGCGTTCGTCGTCGGGTACTACGTCACGACGCTCAGCGCGTGGGAGGCCCCAGCCGCGGCGGTCGGCCAGTACAGCTTCATCGGCGTCTGCTGGGCCGTCGCGGTCGTCTATCTCGTCGACCGGAGACGCGCTACGACAGCGGCGTGATCGGCCGACCCTCTCGGCGACGACGCCCGGAGAGATCGGGGCCGTCCCCTGATGTTCGGCGACGTACAGGCCGAGAAGATACTGGTTGGGCTTACTCATGGGTGGGGACCTCCACCGGCATGCTACACCGCCGACTCGATAGGGACGCTCGTGAGGTCACTCGGCCCGCCGTCTCGTGAGTGGACGAGCGTCAATTGCCAGTCGTCGTCGTCGATGACGCGAACCGACGAAAGCGGCCATGCAGACTCCCGTCGATAGACTCCGAGGACGAGCGGCAGCACCGGAAGCCGCCCGTCTCGGGGCGACAGGGCGTAGTCCGAGACGCGGACGACGATCGTCCGCGTCCCCGAATCGAGGTCGACCGAGGGAGGGCCACAGCGGTACGCCGAGAGCAGGCCATTCCCCTCGAGCGTCGCCAGCGCGGCCGAAACCGCGTCGTCGTTCGACTCGGCCGCGGGGAGGAGGGTCGCCGCCTCGGCGAGGACGTCGGCCTGCTCCGACGGCGTCAGCCGGCTATCGAGTTCAGCGGCCATGCTCTCGAGGAGACAGAGACAGAGTTCGTCGGGGTCCCGAACCGTCTCGGCTAACTCGAAGTAGGCGTCCATGACCGCCGTCTCGACGGCTCTGTGCCCTGCATCACAGAGTGCCTCGAACACGCTCGCGGCGACCTGGTGACAGAACTCGACCAGCGGCGGCTGGCCGACGGCCGCCGAGTCGGCTGACGGCTCCAGCGTCGGAGCCGCCGTCTCGTCGGTGTCGCGGTCTCGGCTGTCGGTTCCGTACACTCCCGTCTCGTGGGAGACGACGAGGGCGTAGTGGGGCAGCTGTGGGTCGTACCGTCGCAGTGCGGCGCGGTACTGTGTGGCCGCGGCGACGGCACGTTCGGCGAGCGTGCGGCTCGCGAAGCGTTTCCCGGCGACCGGGACCGGACGCTCTCCCGTCCGGCTACAGTGGACGACGTACCGTCCGTCGGGAGCGGCGAGCGATTCGACGTGTTCGCGGATCGCGGCGAGTGTCGTTCCGACCATCGTGGGTTACTCCACGTTCCACCCGACCCACGTGGGCCGCGTGCAGTGTCCGTCCGTCACCACGCTTCGGTCCGTCATCGCGACAGCTCCCCGGTGACGATGTCGGCGACTCGCTGTCGGTCGAACAGCTGCTCGTCGCTCGTCACGTCGCCGAAGACGTCCGGATACAGCTGTTTCGCCCCGCGCTCGGTCAGGAACAGGTTGTGGATGGGACCCTGATAGAGATAGCCGCCGCGGTAGACCCGGCCGTTCCGGACGGCGGTCAGCTCGCTGGCGACGGGATGGTCGCGCATATACGCGAGGACCGTGTCGCGGAACTCGGCCGCGGACTTGCGCTCGTGTGCGCGCAGCATGATGACGTCGGGGTCGACTTCGAGCATCGTCTCGTAGTCGATGCGGCCCCGGTCGGTCGTACTCAGCCCGTCGACGCCGGTCCCGGCGAGCGCGTCGCTGACGCCGAGGTCCCGGAACTGCTTCTTGCTCGTCCCCTTGTCGTTGAGCCGGTACGGCGAGAACTGCTCCGGCTCGTCGCTCCCCTCGTAGACGAGCAGCACGTTCGGGCGGTCGTCGGCTGGCGGCAGCTGCCGTTGGACCTCGGCGATGAACTCGTCGTGCAGTTCCTCAAACGCACGGTAGCGTTCCTCCTCGCCGAAGACCTGCGCGACCTTCTCGAAGGCCTCGTAGAGGGTGTAGTAGCGGTACTCGTGCCAGGCGTCCTCGCGACGGAAGACGAGGTTGCCGACGAACGGGCCGACGTTGGTCGTGATCTCCTCGACGTCCGCCTCGCTCCAGTCGAACCAGTTGCGGAGCATCCCCGGATCCATCAGATGGACGTCGTTGTCGAGTTCGTAGAACAGCTCTTTGGCCATCCCCGACGCGCCGAGGTCGTTGGCTTCGAGCGTCTCGCGGTCGACGCTGACGCCGGGCAGTTCGTCGTAGACGTACGTGTAGTAGCGGCCCGCACCGCCGATGCCGGTCATCCCGTCGCCCTTGCCGAGTGCGACGCCCATGTCGGCGTAGCCGCCGCCGTAGGCGACCCACCGCTCGGGGACGGAGTCGAACGTGACCTCGCCGACGGGTTCCATCGTCACCGAGTACGAACTGTCTCGGGCCGTCGTCTCCGCAGTCGACGGTGCTGTCGTTGTGTCGGCTGCAGTCGGATCTGTGTCCTGGCCAGCGTTGCCAGCGCAGCCGGAGAAGAGACCGGCGGCGGCGACCGCAGTACCGTACTGCAGATAGTCTCGGCGCGTCAGTCCGTCGGGGTTGGTGTCGTCGGTCATTGTTAGATGTCTCCGTTGATGATGTCCGCGACGCGTTGGCGGTCGAACAGCTGTTCACCCTGCGGAATCTCGGGATACGGACCGTTTTCGTAGGTCGGCCAGGCACCGAACTGGTCGGGGTAGAGCTGTTTGGCAGTCATCTCCAACTGGAAGAGGTTCAAAATCGGACCCTGATACCGCGCGCCCTGCGGATGGACGCGACCCGCCGCGACCGCCGTCATCTCGGCCGCGACGGCGTTCGATTCGAGCGTCGCACGGATCTCGCCCATGTCCGTCGTCGGCAACATCCCGCCGAGCATCAGCATCACGTCGGGGTCGGCTTCGAGCAGGGTTTCGAGGTCGACGATGGTTCCGGACTCGACTGCGCCCTCGAAGGCGTCGACCGGATGGAGCGGCCGCGTGTGTGCGGTCAGGAAGCCGGGATTGGACAGCGTGTACGCGTAGATGTCGCCCTCGACGTCTGACGAGCCGATCATCACCGCTGTCGGCCGCTCGGACGTCGGTGGGAGGTCGGCCTCGATGGTCGCGAGCAGCTCGTCGCGGACCTCCGCGAGCGCGTCGTACCGGTCCTGTGCGCGGAACACCTGTGCGACCCGTTCGAACTGCTCCCACAGGCCGTAATACTCGTACTCGCCGGGCCAGTCCGTCGGCGGCGTCTGGTGACGCGCGCTGAACGAGTTGCCGAACCACGGCCCGATGTTCTCCCCGATCTCGTCGAGGTCGGCCGTGCTCCACGTACCGAGTTGGAACACCGACGCCGGGTCGGCGAGATGGACGTCGCTGTCGAGTTCGTAGAGCTTCTCCTTGCTTACCTCCCACGAGGAGTAGAGACCTGTCCAGTCCAGCGTCACGCCGGGGAGCCGTTCGACGAACTGGTTCCACAGTGCGTCGTAGTAGTCCGGCGCGTGCATCGCGTTGACCGCATCGCCGCGGCCGAGTGCGAACGCCATGTCCGCGTGGTGGGTGAGCCGCGTGAAGACCGACTCGGGCACCGACTCGAACTCGACGTCCCCAACCGGCGACATCGACACGGTGTACGACCCGTCAGTCGGCGTCTCGGTCTCCGTCGTCGTTCCGTCCGAGCCATCGGTCGTCGACCCGTCGCTCGTTCCGTTCGTTTCGTTCCCTTCGTTCGTTCCGGTACAGCCTGCGAGCAGTCCGCCGCCGAGGACGGCACCGCCGTATTTCACGTAGTCTCTGCGCGTCGGGCGGATCCCCCGACCGTCGTCTTCGGACATATAGTTTAGGCTCGCCTAAAACGTGATAACTGCTTCGAATTTTAGGTCGGCCTAAAAATTGGCGAGTCGAGACATCGTGGGTCGGTTACTCGCCCGCTTCGACGGTTTCGGACCGGATCTCGCGTGCGCGTTCGAGGACGAGGTCGTCGTCGACGTGGTCGAGCAGCCGACGGTGGCCGCGCTCGGTTCGCTGCTCGATCTCCTCGGCCGTCAGATACGTCCCGAGTCGGCGGTCGATGTCGCGCTCGCGCATCGCCTGCCACTGTTCGTCGTCGGTGTGGTTTGCGGGACGCCGCTCGTCGTACCACTCGCGCCAGCGGCCGCGGTCGGCCCACTCGTCGTCGAGCGTCGACTCCTGGCGGACCCAGTCGTAGTGGTCCGCGAGCGACGCCGGTCGACCCCGCGCTCGACGAGCGTCGCCGACGACCGCCAATCCGACGCGCGCGCCGCGGCCAGCGGCGACCACGGCCTGCCGGTCGGCCTCGCTCGACGGCGAGGCGACGTAGAGACCTCCGACCGGCGTCGTCCCGTCCGACGCGGCGTACGACCGGTCGAACCGCTCGTGCGTCTCACCGTCGTGCTCGTACGTCTCGAACATCGCCTCCTCGTCGTCGAGGCCCCGGAGATACTCCCCGTCGTACCGCGTGGCCGCGACGACACGCCGCGCCGTGACACACTCGCCCGCTTGGGTCTCGACGACGAAGCCCTCGCCCCCCTCACGGCGCGTGACCGACTCGACGAACTCCGCGACGAGCGTGCAGCCAGCCTCGGCGACGTGTTCGTGCATCAGCCCGTACAGCGTCTCGACGTCGATCCCCGCCGGGAAGCCGAGATAGTTCTCCAGATACGCACAGCGTTGAATCGAGGAGCGTCCCCGGTCGAAGACGACCGTATCAAGCCCGTAGCGGGCGGTGAAGACCGCCGCCGAACAGCCCGCAGGCCCGCCGCCGACGACGGCGACGTCGTAGTCAGTGCTCATCTCAGACCTCCCCGGCGACGATGTCGGCGACGCGCTCGCGGTCGAACAGTTCCTCCTCGACGCCGTAGAGCGTCCGCGCGAGTCGTTCGGTGATGACGAGGTTCGTGATGGGGCCCTGATACAGCGGCCCGGCACGGTAGACGTCGCCGTTCTCGACGGCGGTCAGGTCGCTCGCGACGCTGTGGTTCTCCATGAACGAGACCACGGTATCCTGAAACTCGCTCTCGGTCTTCATCTCCTGGCCGCGGACGAGCAGCACTTCGGGGTCGACCTCAAGCAACGTCTCGAAGTCGATGGCACCGCGGCTCTCGAAGAAGTTCTTCACGTCCGTCGCTGCGAGCGCGTCCCCCACCTGCAGGTCGTTGAGATGCTTGAAACTCGTCCCCTCGTCGATGACGTACGGATAGTACTGCTCGGGGCTGTCGCCGCCGCCCCAGACAACGGCGGCCGAGGGCCGCTCGCCCTCGGCGGGGACGACGGACGCGAGGTCGGTCTGGAACTCCTCGTGGAGCGTGGCGAACGCCTCGTAGCGGTCCGTCCGCTGGAAGACCGCTGCGAGCTTCTCGAAGCCCTCGTAGAGCGTGTAGTAGCGGTAGCCCTCGTGCCACGGATAGCTCCGCGAGAAGATGCTGTTGCCGAAGAAGGGACCGACGTTCTCGGCGATCTCGTCGACGTCCGCCTGCTGCCACGTCCCGCGGTTCAACAGGAAGTTCGGGTCGACGACGTGGACGTCCGCGTCGAGTTCGTAGAACTGCTCCTTGCCGACGCCGCCCTCTCCCCACAGCTGCCGAATCGAGTCGATATCGACGCTGACGCCGGGAATCTCGTCGTAATACTGGGTGTGGTACCGCCCCGGAAGCCAGACGCCCATCGGTGCGTCGAGACCGAGTGCGATGCCCATATCGGCCCAGCTGCCGTTGTTAGCGACCCACGTCTCGGGGACCGACTCGAAGGTGACCTCGCCGACGGGTTCGATGGAGACGCTGTAGCCGTCGTCGGCCGTCGTTTCGGTCGTCGCAGTCGGCTCCGTCGCGGTGTCCGCAGTCTCCGCGGCGTCGGTCGTCGTCGACCCCGACCCCGTATCACCGGTACAGCCTGCGAGGAGGCCACCACCGACCACCGCACCGCCGTATCTGAGATAGGCTCGTCGGGTCGTCGACCGGTCGCCGTCTCCGCTGTGTTCTTCGCGCATAGATTTTAGGCCCGCCTAAACAGTGAAACCTCTTTCGGTTTTTAGGCCAGCCGAAAAAGAGGGTCAGTGAGGCTGGCCGCACCGCGGACACATCGGTGGGCCGGACTCCGCCAGCGGGAAGCCGCAGCTCGGACGCATACCGTCGGAGTCCGGCGACCGAATCTCCTCGGCCGCGTCGGCGGTCGATGCGGACACGCTCTCGATGGTTCCGACACCGGGGGTCGGTCCGTCTGGGTCGGCGGTCCCCCCGAGAGCACTGAGTGCGAACCGTGCGCGGTCAGCGACGAACGGTTCGTCTGCGTCGCACAGGTCACCGAGGCGTCGCTCCGCGGCACGCCCGCGGACGAACGTACTGTCGTCGCTCAGTCGGATGCGGAGGTCGTCGGCCACGTCCGCGAGCCGGTCGGGAGACTCGGATCCGACGACGACGAGGGCCGTACAGAGATGGCACCGGACGAGTTCGTCGTCGTCAGCGAGGTGCTCAGCAAGTGTCGGCACGTGGTGTCGGAGCCGACGCGGGTCGCCGAGTGCGACGTGTTCCAGCGCCTTCGACAGCTTCTGTGTGACCTCCGGCTCGTCGAACGAGAGCCCGAGACGGAGGTCCGCGAGGAGCTCGGGTGTCGCAACCTCGTCGGGGTGTTCGAGTGCGACGTAGCCGAGTGCCTCGGCCGAGCGAGCCCGGACGTAGTAGAACTCGTCGTCGTCGGCCACGCGCGCGGCGAGCACCGGGACGAGTTCGAGGATAGCGTCGGGGGTGGTTTCAGCGACCGAGACGAGGAGCTTCGCGGTCGTGAGCCGAACGGCACGGTTGTCGGCGTCGAGTGCCGAGGAGAGTAGTGGAAGGAATGAGTTGAGTGAGACCGTGTCGTCGTCTACGAGCTGTTGGATCGACTTGAGGAGCGCCTTCTTCTTGTCGACGGAGACCGCGTCGAACTGTTCGGGAGGAATGCTCGTGTCCGGAACGTCTCCCCGTTCGAGGGAATCGAGCACACACTGGAGCCAGGGTGGGATGTCCTCGTCCATGTGTTGGTCGTTGGTTCTCCCGTTGGCGACCGGTGAGAAAAATCCTCGCACCGGAGGGGTCGAAGGGCACATACGAGGAGTGTGTGACCACACGACCGGCATCCAACCGTCAGGCAGTCTCCCAAACTGCCCCGATTCGGGTATCGACCTCAGACAACACGTGCTTCAGGAGCGAGGTCAACTCGGTTGGGTAGTCTCGGTCGGTCGCGTCGGTAGTGCGTGCTGCTGGTGGGTGATGGAAGTGGTCCCGTTCGTTGTGTGGGTTGTCGTGGCGGTCCCACCGACACATCCACTCATCTCCGCCCCAGTCTTCTCGGTAGGTGACGTGGAAGTCGTCGTTGACATAGGCGCGGACTTCGAGGACTGCGGTTTCAACAGTGTCGGGGTAATACACGGTGTCAAGCGTCGCAACGACCGACTCAGGTTTTGTCCGCGGAAACACAGAGACCGAATCGACAAGCGTCAACGAACCCAGACGACGTGCAACGGCCCGTAAGAGCGCTTCGTTGAGCGTTTTTCCGTCGTCACTCATCGGGTTCAGGCAGAGGCCTCTGCTGTCCCATCTCGGTCACGGCGAGCTAGCTCGACTTCTCGGATGCGTCGTCGGACAGTCTGCCACTCTTGGAGAGTCATCCAGACGTCCTCGACTTCATCATAATCCGCGTGCTCGAGTGCGTCGACGTCGCCGGGAGCATCGACACCAAATCTATCGCGGTAGGATCGCTCTTGATCCGTAAGTTCCCGGAGTTCGGTTTCGAGCTCCTCAAGCGGTTTGTCACGAAGTTCTTGGACTCGCCGCCACTGAAAGTACGAGTCGTTCCGTCGATACGTTGCTGGCGACGAACTCACCTCGGTGAGAATCCCCATCTCCGCGAACCACTGGAGGTAGTCACGTGCCGTCTCGGCGGACACGTCGGCCCGATCTGCGACTGCCGAGACGCGAGTTGGGTCGTACAGTTGCAACGCTGTCTCGTACACTCGCTCTCGGGTCGACCGACCCGATAGTGACGACTCCCACTCGTCAGCCAGCTGTGGTCGGTCGGTAGGTGGTTCTCCACTCATGACGTTATCTCTGTAGAGTAGCCCAATATATTTTGCCACTGCAAAGAATAGTTGCTTCTTGAAGTGCAGGTCGGACGCAGATTGCTGAAAGCGCTGTCTCCGTCACTGGGTGCGTCGAACCAGTTTGTGTGTATTCAACCGGAAGTAGCCGAATCGAAGCTCCCAACAATGTCCTCTGGGGAGAACAGTGAAACGTCATCACGAGTGTTTGCCGCCTGTTCGAGATCAGTAGAGAACCCGGACCGGCTGAAACAACAGTAGTGATGACATTCTCCCCGGCGTGAACGCTGGGGTTTCCTCGCGCTGGGGGTATCGCTTACCGACTCACGGAGGCAACTTTCGGGTTCGTGCGCTCCTCGTTGGAACAAGAGCGTGGTGACTCTGACCAGTCGTGGTCGTTCCACTTGAGGTGCACAGGCCGTGCCATCGGCCGTGCTACCGTCGTCTGCCGTCTCAGGAATGTCTCGGACGCCGTGAGGTCCGCATGTCCCTCGAAGCCGCACGGGCACGTTAGCGTGTCGTGGTGGCGCGTCGTTCGTTCCGCGGACCCGCACTGTGGACACTCTTGGGAAGTCCACGCTTCCGAGCGAACCTCCACCGAGATACCGTACTCCTCGGCGGTACACGCGAGGCGGTCGATAAACTGCCGGAACGCCCAGAAATTGTGTGTCTTGGCGTTCGCTTTGGCCGACCAGTGCGCCTCCAGCACGTCGGTTAACGCGCCGACGTACACCGTGGAGACGCCCTCGGCGTGCAACCGTTTGATGAGGTTGCGTGCCAGTGCGTCTTGGGCGTGGTCGCGGCGTCTCGTTCGGCGTCGGTACAGCGAGCGTATCCGGTGTTGATGTCCGCTCTTTCACGCTACGCGTACCAGCGAAGTCCGCTTCGCGCTACCCGTTACTCCTCGCCGATAGGCGCAAGGAGCGGCCGCTTGCTCTCGGGAGCCAGGTCACTCCACGAGACGGACTCCTCAGCGACAATGTTCTCAGGGTCCATCGCCGGGTCGCTCAACACGAGTCCGGCAGTGAACTCCGGTGGACGCGACTGTTCGGAGGGCGCGGGTGCCCCCCCGACCGGGTTCGCTCCGGGGCCGGTCGCCGAGCCGACGACGATGGTTCCGACCATGCCGAACAGCTCGTGGGGCGCGCACATGATGTTGTGGACACCCTCGGTCTCGAAGGTGTACAACCAGTACTCGCCCGCAGAGAGAATCGGAGAGGAGAACGGCGGGACGCCGTCGGGGACGCGCTGAGTGTAGCCGAACGCTGGGTGGTGTGCATTGACGTTGTGGTGCGGCGACGCGAGGTTGAACCGAACGGTGTCACCAACGTCGATGGCGAGACCCGTCGGCTCGAAGTAGAACTCCGGAAGCGGCACGTCCTCTCGCGGTCGAATCTGAAGATCGATGGTGTGGTCCGGTTCGACCGGTGGCTCTTGGTCACGGGTACCGACGTACCCGAACCGCGGGTCAATTGCGTCGCCATCCGTCTGCGAGGTAGTGTTCTGTTGCATTGTAGAATTGTCAGTTGAAGAAGTGGTCGAATTGCTCGGTGCACCTGCACAGCCGGCGGCAGCAGGCATCGCTGCGGCACCGAGTGCGGTCAACAGCCGTCTCCGCGTCGGCGAAATTCGTGATG from Halogranum gelatinilyticum encodes the following:
- a CDS encoding DUF5518 domain-containing protein; amino-acid sequence: MALHTTLYRRVTDPDLRLATLLGLLSVPITGALSWGTVPDERVVAGGTLSGAALVVVGLLVGYLYYDRPTDRRRAGIRAGLAASLAVVPVYLATMVSTVESSSPTIAAVSVVVTPIGIAIGTGFVVLVVSVTAVVGDRLAAVRSWRAEVREPGRVRQQETDGSSWWLYVAVYVALVPVAAGYVFGIVPRDLGSGLVGALLVLLTTVVAALALVSVYRDAKRLYEDGSPWVPNVLAYVGVPVAAFVVGYYVTTLSAWEAPAAAVGQYSFIGVCWAVAVVYLVDRRRATTAA
- a CDS encoding DUF7551 domain-containing protein, coding for MVGTTLAAIREHVESLAAPDGRYVVHCSRTGERPVPVAGKRFASRTLAERAVAAATQYRAALRRYDPQLPHYALVVSHETGVYGTDSRDRDTDETAAPTLEPSADSAAVGQPPLVEFCHQVAASVFEALCDAGHRAVETAVMDAYFELAETVRDPDELCLCLLESMAAELDSRLTPSEQADVLAEAATLLPAAESNDDAVSAALATLEGNGLLSAYRCGPPSVDLDSGTRTIVVRVSDYALSPRDGRLPVLPLVLGVYRRESAWPLSSVRVIDDDDWQLTLVHSRDGGPSDLTSVPIESAV
- a CDS encoding ABC transporter substrate-binding protein, producing the protein MTDDTNPDGLTRRDYLQYGTAVAAAGLFSGCAGNAGQDTDPTAADTTTAPSTAETTARDSSYSVTMEPVGEVTFDSVPERWVAYGGGYADMGVALGKGDGMTGIGGAGRYYTYVYDELPGVSVDRETLEANDLGASGMAKELFYELDNDVHLMDPGMLRNWFDWSEADVEEITTNVGPFVGNLVFRREDAWHEYRYYTLYEAFEKVAQVFGEEERYRAFEELHDEFIAEVQRQLPPADDRPNVLLVYEGSDEPEQFSPYRLNDKGTSKKQFRDLGVSDALAGTGVDGLSTTDRGRIDYETMLEVDPDVIMLRAHERKSAAEFRDTVLAYMRDHPVASELTAVRNGRVYRGGYLYQGPIHNLFLTERGAKQLYPDVFGDVTSDEQLFDRQRVADIVTGELSR
- a CDS encoding ABC transporter substrate-binding protein is translated as MSEDDGRGIRPTRRDYVKYGGAVLGGGLLAGCTGTNEGNETNGTSDGSTTDGSDGTTTETETPTDGSYTVSMSPVGDVEFESVPESVFTRLTHHADMAFALGRGDAVNAMHAPDYYDALWNQFVERLPGVTLDWTGLYSSWEVSKEKLYELDSDVHLADPASVFQLGTWSTADLDEIGENIGPWFGNSFSARHQTPPTDWPGEYEYYGLWEQFERVAQVFRAQDRYDALAEVRDELLATIEADLPPTSERPTAVMIGSSDVEGDIYAYTLSNPGFLTAHTRPLHPVDAFEGAVESGTIVDLETLLEADPDVMLMLGGMLPTTDMGEIRATLESNAVAAEMTAVAAGRVHPQGARYQGPILNLFQLEMTAKQLYPDQFGAWPTYENGPYPEIPQGEQLFDRQRVADIINGDI
- a CDS encoding NAD(P)/FAD-dependent oxidoreductase, whose amino-acid sequence is MSTDYDVAVVGGGPAGCSAAVFTARYGLDTVVFDRGRSSIQRCAYLENYLGFPAGIDVETLYGLMHEHVAEAGCTLVAEFVESVTRREGGEGFVVETQAGECVTARRVVAATRYDGEYLRGLDDEEAMFETYEHDGETHERFDRSYAASDGTTPVGGLYVASPSSEADRQAVVAAGRGARVGLAVVGDARRARGRPASLADHYDWVRQESTLDDEWADRGRWREWYDERRPANHTDDEQWQAMRERDIDRRLGTYLTAEEIEQRTERGHRRLLDHVDDDLVLERAREIRSETVEAGE
- a CDS encoding ABC transporter substrate-binding protein, with the protein product MREEHSGDGDRSTTRRAYLRYGGAVVGGGLLAGCTGDTGSGSTTTDAAETADTATEPTATTETTADDGYSVSIEPVGEVTFESVPETWVANNGSWADMGIALGLDAPMGVWLPGRYHTQYYDEIPGVSVDIDSIRQLWGEGGVGKEQFYELDADVHVVDPNFLLNRGTWQQADVDEIAENVGPFFGNSIFSRSYPWHEGYRYYTLYEGFEKLAAVFQRTDRYEAFATLHEEFQTDLASVVPAEGERPSAAVVWGGGDSPEQYYPYVIDEGTSFKHLNDLQVGDALAATDVKNFFESRGAIDFETLLEVDPEVLLVRGQEMKTESEFQDTVVSFMENHSVASDLTAVENGDVYRAGPLYQGPITNLVITERLARTLYGVEEELFDRERVADIVAGEV
- a CDS encoding HEAT repeat domain-containing protein, which gives rise to MDEDIPPWLQCVLDSLERGDVPDTSIPPEQFDAVSVDKKKALLKSIQQLVDDDTVSLNSFLPLLSSALDADNRAVRLTTAKLLVSVAETTPDAILELVPVLAARVADDDEFYYVRARSAEALGYVALEHPDEVATPELLADLRLGLSFDEPEVTQKLSKALEHVALGDPRRLRHHVPTLAEHLADDDELVRCHLCTALVVVGSESPDRLADVADDLRIRLSDDSTFVRGRAAERRLGDLCDADEPFVADRARFALSALGGTADPDGPTPGVGTIESVSASTADAAEEIRSPDSDGMRPSCGFPLAESGPPMCPRCGQPH
- a CDS encoding DUF6516 family protein, which produces MSDDGKTLNEALLRAVARRLGSLTLVDSVSVFPRTKPESVVATLDTVYYPDTVETAVLEVRAYVNDDFHVTYREDWGGDEWMCRWDRHDNPHNERDHFHHPPAARTTDATDRDYPTELTSLLKHVLSEVDTRIGAVWETA
- a CDS encoding DUF7342 family protein — its product is MSGEPPTDRPQLADEWESSLSGRSTRERVYETALQLYDPTRVSAVADRADVSAETARDYLQWFAEMGILTEVSSSPATYRRNDSYFQWRRVQELRDKPLEELETELRELTDQERSYRDRFGVDAPGDVDALEHADYDEVEDVWMTLQEWQTVRRRIREVELARRDRDGTAEASA
- a CDS encoding cupredoxin domain-containing protein, coding for MQQNTTSQTDGDAIDPRFGYVGTRDQEPPVEPDHTIDLQIRPREDVPLPEFYFEPTGLAIDVGDTVRFNLASPHHNVNAHHPAFGYTQRVPDGVPPFSSPILSAGEYWLYTFETEGVHNIMCAPHELFGMVGTIVVGSATGPGANPVGGAPAPSEQSRPPEFTAGLVLSDPAMDPENIVAEESVSWSDLAPESKRPLLAPIGEE